The Candidatus Dependentiae bacterium genomic sequence TACACTACATGCCTTATGTATTTTGTCTAGAATTGGGAGCAGCCTAATAATAGTAGGTCTATCAACCGGTTTGTAGCACAATTTCTTTGCATATTAAGCTAAATTGGCAGCCATAACTTTTAGTCAGTTTAAAATGATTAAATTTCGGCTAGCTAAAAGTAGTTAATACCAGCAAAGTTATTCTATTTTAATCTCTAACTAAACATTTCTTGGTAGACTATCTATATTTATAAGCTAAAAAATAACTAGTTGACATTTTAATATAAAAATGTATAATTACAATATGATAATAAATATTAAAGCTATACCACGCGAATGCTTAGGTGAAATCTATGAAATTATTTAAATTATTTATAATCCCTATTTTCCTATCAATTTTTTTAACTCAAATAATGCGAAGTTCATATTCTTCAATAGCACATAAATCTTCAATAACTCAAACACAAACAGTTGAAAGAGAGGGTAATATACCGTGGTCTGTAAACGGAATTTTACCTCGTACTTTAGTGTTACTCCGTCCAGATCTTAACTGTATTAAAAAACTATCTTCTGACTTTGCCTTGTTTAAAGATCCTTCTTCAGACTCACTGTTACATGCTGTTAAAAGTAATAATACCCACTTAGTTAAGTTATTGCTGACCAGGCTTATGCGCCTAGAAGAAATTGATCTTAGTCCTACGTTGCTAAGTATAGCTGCTGCAAATAAAAATAAAGAAATAATTAATTTACTGCTTAAAAAGCAGTTTGATCAATTAGAAAAAGATTTAATTGAAGCTTTTTCTACTGGAAAGGTTGAAGAATATCATCTAGAGAAAATTGCCTCATGGATTTTAACCTATGGTGACATTAATGCTCTTGATAGTAATTCAAAATCGCTTTTAAATTATGCTATTGAAGAATGTAATGATGCACTACTCTACTTCTTGATTAAAAGTGGCCTTAAGTTTCAATTTTTTATTGGAAATGGTATGACTAGAGAGCTTATCAATCAAGTAGATACTTTTAATGAAGCTTTTACCAAAGGTCAATCTCTTTTGGCAAAGAAATTAGTAGCTTGTCATACTAGAGATCTTTTTTCTTATAATAATGATTTAGAGATTAATAATAGCACGTTGTTAGAAAAAGCTCTTAAGGGTGATAATCCTTATATGATCTACTTTCTCATTAAACGAGGTGCTCTTTTTAAAGCTTATACTAAAGCAGACAATCTAAAGCTTTTAAACAAAGGTATTGAGTTGATCTCTCCTTGGCTTGTAAAGGAGATACTTAAAACAGATTTAAATTCTAGGTTACAAGATCCAGATTTAAGTCCTTTACAGAAAGCTATTGAAGTAGGCAGTTCTCTTTTAGATAAAAAAAGCCAAGATGAACTAAAAGATATTGTAGAATATTTGTTTGAAAAAGGAGCTTTTATAAAAGATTTAAATCAGTTTAAACAAGCTCCTGCCTATATAAGGCAGTTACAATTACAACAGGCTGTTCTTTCTAGTGGTCTTAATCCTTTTGATAGTGGTAAAGGGTTTGGTGGGCATGTTAACCAGCTAGACGAATGGTACAGCAATTATGTAGAAGAGTATGCGTTTAAGTCTGCAGAAGTAGCTGTTCCTAAGCTTTATAAAGATAGAGATGATCTTATTGAAGATGAAAAGACTAAATACTGGGTTAATCTTCAAAATGTTCGTAATTCTACAATAACTTCATTGCATGTACTTGCTAGTATACCAGATGGTGGTGCTATGCCTGAT encodes the following:
- a CDS encoding ankyrin repeat domain-containing protein, which codes for MKLFKLFIIPIFLSIFLTQIMRSSYSSIAHKSSITQTQTVEREGNIPWSVNGILPRTLVLLRPDLNCIKKLSSDFALFKDPSSDSLLHAVKSNNTHLVKLLLTRLMRLEEIDLSPTLLSIAAANKNKEIINLLLKKQFDQLEKDLIEAFSTGKVEEYHLEKIASWILTYGDINALDSNSKSLLNYAIEECNDALLYFLIKSGLKFQFFIGNGMTRELINQVDTFNEAFTKGQSLLAKKLVACHTRDLFSYNNDLEINNSTLLEKALKGDNPYMIYFLIKRGALFKAYTKADNLKLLNKGIELISPWLVKEILKTDLNSRLQDPDLSPLQKAIEVGSSLLDKKSQDELKDIVEYLFEKGAFIKDLNQFKQAPAYIRQLQLQQAVLSSGLNPFDSGKGFGGHVNQLDEWYSNYVEEYAFKSAEVAVPKLYKDRDDLIEDEKTKYWVNLQNVRNSTITSLHVLASIPDGGAMPDAFRDQIRKNGITVNSINALTYNKLTPLHIALTNKNLSLATKLVMLGADVTIENDQGITPLDLIYMTGNAGLARWLDENKDIRPSMGRHVPGVGKLFYWLAEHGYVNLVEIMLNGTKISHYSDTFSTYNIYNGLTRKQVNEEKESWQNTDSYGKTTSYNKDTNQYTVNEPHTTALHLAANNYHKAVVEVLLSNDIPLVDPVNERRQTPLHILMEKKISNKEHIDKALAIARLLINKGADINAQDSYKKTPLHYAVASGCLLKTVLLLKAGADINVQDEYDETPFNLAIRRKNGEMVKALLEANPDL